One Methanocalculus natronophilus DNA segment encodes these proteins:
- a CDS encoding coiled-coil protein, translating to MLNDLVDKRKTILAESEQHKNRRNELNALASKCARERNELNNQTRQFVEEAQNHKELRDSNNKDVSDLKDKRNVLNEKANQLFEELEEYKKEHGNIKKGQVKDIQRQIEFLEFKQQTEAMSSDKERELVEKIKQMKGQVREQEAELEQNKEIRAKLQDARDLRKEASDLHLKVTESAELAQTHHDLMVDCYRKADKSREEADAKHRAFVEAQEAADAEHKAFIECQKELRDYDKVISGMRTKTKKVKAVKENKTVRMEAEKIFNSFKSGEKLTTDDLLLLQRSKLI from the coding sequence ATGTTGAACGATCTCGTTGACAAGAGGAAGACCATACTTGCTGAATCTGAACAGCACAAGAACCGCAGAAATGAACTCAATGCACTTGCAAGCAAATGCGCACGCGAGCGGAATGAGTTGAACAATCAGACGCGCCAGTTTGTCGAAGAAGCTCAGAACCACAAAGAGCTTCGGGATTCAAACAACAAGGATGTCTCTGATCTGAAGGATAAAAGGAACGTCCTGAATGAGAAGGCCAACCAGCTCTTTGAGGAGCTCGAAGAGTATAAAAAAGAGCATGGCAACATCAAAAAGGGCCAGGTCAAGGATATCCAGCGTCAGATTGAATTTCTTGAGTTCAAACAGCAGACCGAGGCGATGAGTTCCGATAAGGAGCGGGAACTCGTTGAGAAGATCAAACAGATGAAGGGCCAGGTCCGGGAGCAGGAAGCCGAGCTCGAACAGAACAAAGAGATCCGCGCCAAACTCCAGGATGCCCGCGATCTCCGGAAAGAGGCATCCGATCTTCATCTGAAAGTGACAGAGAGTGCAGAGCTTGCCCAGACCCACCATGACCTGATGGTGGACTGCTACCGCAAAGCCGATAAGTCACGGGAAGAGGCAGATGCAAAACACCGTGCATTTGTTGAGGCCCAGGAAGCAGCGGATGCAGAGCACAAGGCCTTCATCGAATGCCAGAAAGAGCTCCGTGACTACGATAAGGTCATCAGCGGCATGAGGACGAAGACCAAGAAGGTCAAAGCGGTCAAAGAGAATAAGACGGTCAGAATGGAAGCTGAGAAGATCTTTAACTCCTTCAAGAGCGGCGAGAAACTCACAACTGACGACCTCCTCCTTCTTCAGAGATCCAAACTCATTTAA
- the ftsZ gene encoding cell division protein FtsZ: protein MQTIINEALKHAELDKERMKSSIIDDDEVLGNPRIVIIGCGGAGNNTVNRLHHMQVAGAETIAINTDKQHLDMVQSDKRVLIGKSLTKGLGAGGFPDVGRRAAEMARPTLEGLLESADLVFVTAGMGGGTGTGSAPVVSQIAKEQGAIVVAMVSYPFQVEKARMLKAEEGLESIRNAADSVIVLDNNRLKNFVPNLPLGQAFSVMDQLISETVKGISETITEPSLINIDYADVRATMSKGGLAVMLVGESKQQNKAESVVRECLDHPLLDIDYRGATGCLIHITGGNDLTLHDAEEIASQLTYELDPHADVIWGARVRNDYEGKVRVMAIMTGVQSPQILGGHPSFSVQSTSLRQPEAATPARSAGRGVADSRSGSLLDWVM, encoded by the coding sequence ATGCAGACAATTATTAATGAAGCTCTAAAACATGCAGAACTTGATAAAGAACGGATGAAGTCATCGATTATTGATGACGACGAAGTGCTGGGCAATCCACGTATTGTCATCATCGGGTGTGGTGGCGCGGGGAACAACACGGTAAACCGCCTTCACCACATGCAGGTTGCAGGTGCTGAAACGATTGCAATCAACACTGACAAGCAGCACCTTGACATGGTCCAGTCTGACAAACGCGTCCTGATTGGAAAGTCATTGACAAAAGGCCTTGGCGCAGGCGGTTTCCCGGATGTGGGCAGACGTGCTGCCGAGATGGCCAGGCCAACACTTGAAGGCCTGCTTGAATCTGCAGATCTTGTCTTCGTGACCGCAGGCATGGGCGGCGGAACCGGAACCGGATCTGCACCTGTTGTATCACAGATTGCAAAAGAGCAGGGAGCTATCGTTGTTGCAATGGTAAGCTATCCGTTCCAGGTTGAAAAGGCGCGTATGCTCAAGGCAGAGGAAGGCCTTGAATCCATCCGGAATGCTGCAGATTCGGTCATCGTTCTCGACAACAACAGGCTGAAAAACTTTGTCCCGAACCTGCCGCTTGGCCAGGCATTCTCTGTCATGGACCAGCTTATCTCTGAAACCGTGAAAGGAATCAGCGAGACGATCACAGAACCCTCCCTCATCAATATCGACTATGCCGATGTCCGGGCAACAATGAGCAAGGGAGGACTTGCCGTGATGCTCGTTGGAGAGAGTAAGCAGCAGAACAAGGCAGAGAGTGTCGTCCGCGAATGTCTCGACCACCCGCTTCTTGATATCGACTACCGCGGAGCAACCGGATGTCTCATCCACATCACCGGAGGAAACGATCTGACGCTGCATGATGCAGAAGAAATTGCCAGCCAGCTTACCTATGAACTCGATCCACATGCAGACGTCATCTGGGGCGCGCGCGTCAGGAACGACTATGAAGGGAAAGTGCGTGTGATGGCGATCATGACAGGCGTCCAGAGCCCGCAGATATTAGGAGGACATCCAAGCTTCTCGGTTCAGTCAACCAGCCTCAGGCAGCCGGAAGCAGCCACTCCTGCCCGGAGTGCCGGACGTGGTGTCGCTGACTCGCGGTCAGGAAGCCTCCTTGACTGGGTGATGTAA
- a CDS encoding ribbon-helix-helix domain-containing protein yields MDRITIRLPRQQIEMLDKLVAAGEFPTVSEAVRYAVRELLSKHGDRVMRESDQVTSLQL; encoded by the coding sequence ATGGACAGGATCACTATTCGATTGCCCAGACAACAGATCGAGATGCTGGATAAACTGGTTGCGGCAGGAGAGTTCCCAACAGTTTCCGAAGCAGTACGCTATGCAGTACGGGAACTCCTCTCAAAGCATGGAGATCGGGTAATGCGGGAGAGCGATCAGGTCACGTCATTACAATTGTAA